A single region of the Sorghum bicolor cultivar BTx623 chromosome 9, Sorghum_bicolor_NCBIv3, whole genome shotgun sequence genome encodes:
- the LOC8061069 gene encoding myosin-9 isoform X5, translating to MCLQLPMFLTGNRQMMNEGKSNSILVSGESGAGKTETTKMLMRYLAFLGGRSRTGGRTVEQQVLESNPVLEAFGNAKTVRNNNSSRFGKFVEIQFDKSGKISGAAIRTYLLERSRVCQINSPERNYHCFYFLCAAPSEDIKSYKLADPSSFHYLNQSTCIKLDEISDAKEYLATRSAMNTVGITEQEQEATFRVVAAVLHLGNISFVKGREVDSSVIKDEKARFHLNAAAELLMCDCGNLENALIKRKINTPEGVITTIVDPNSATVSRDGLAKQIYSRLFDWLVNRLNASIGQDTSSDRLIGVLDIYGFESFKTNSFEQLCINFTNEKLQQHFNQNVFKMEQEEYNREQIDWSYIEFVDNQDVLDLIEKKPGGIIALLDEACMFPKCTHESFSQKLYEKFRNNKRFCKPKLSRTAFTIQHYAGEVTYQSDHFLDKNRDYVVVEHQELLNASKCSFVSGLFPSVLEENTKASKSSIATRFKWQLQELMETLSSTEPHYIRCIKPNNQLKPTTFENINVLQQLRCSGVLEAIRISCAGYPTRKIFHDFLCRFCILAPEVFTERNNEKITCQKILDKMGLHGYQIGRTKVFLRAGQMAELDARRTEVRNKAAIAIQNRFHTHVAREQFLALRMTSISFQSFVRVILACKLHVFLRKQAAVLHIQKSYRCYFAWKTYSELCSSAITLQTGLRAFGAYNEYIIRKQNKASTYVQACWRCHRDHLNYLKMKRSVLIYQCAWRRRIARGELRKLKMAARDTETLKVEKEKLEEHVEELTSRLGLEKNLRIDLEKNKAREISKLQAALREMEQRVEEAIEMQERELAKKAIEEALAQEREKITVLTNEVDGLKVLLLREREENSATKSALIVTREENDVLNKKIVVADANMEQLRDTVKRFEKNVTELESSLMKEKEQNTTIGRELNEAHQRVEELLRQIANANGKSTELQTAVQRLQESLIEGEATLLAERKESEATKKSLTEAHVKNEELLNKIEVAEHNINNFKDDIQRLEETATTLETSLLSEKQQNTAIISQLAEAQQGIEVLQKKFEDANKTIDLLQDSLKRCEDNTSTRDALYVAERQEHDQTKQALSKAQERNGELLRKVDDSEKTINKMLENAQRLEKHATARESLLLKTKQNLDCTTKALTEARGRNRDLVTSFEDSAKKVNMLEDSLNRLEECTAEKDSLLAVERQENKTTKEELANAQKTINELVHESQKSQEIRKQLEDTIKRSDAFSSEDVPQLLFRYHHYTVIVTFQCDFERFEAESTARDTILLSEKQAHETTKKVLTEIQWRNEELIKKIQDCDKNTLELQLTVERLQENTSTAEALLLREREQNNATMKAQAETQERNLQLLNKLEDVDRKISLLQGNVQRLGDNTAKDTLLLSEKREKDALKEALTESEYKNEELLMKTEEANKKVEHLQNTINLLKENMAASLEAERQENEAIKRSLVEAQERNDVLFKKVRDSEYRAHQLQDTVQKLQVDAISRLSNFVMDKQDGDGVKNAHTEAHGTNEDLMRRNENLLKRNDDLVKKVEDSAILVTELRGNLERLEGKAANLEAENQLLRQQAIATPPSTAKSSQAACSKISMIHRCQESGHILNGNVAYAEMKSSTGPTETRPSMGSSLDLINHKDYENGQRLFNEVYQHQQPQNHQQLLLKYITQYLGFSGRKPIAAYLIYYCLLHWRSFEEAKTSVFDSIIQVVNSATEAQHDTRGLAYWLSNLSTLSVLLQRSFKASRATVSTSHRRRFSCERIFQANQTSSSGLACLSAQSVDGATAFHQIEARYPALLFKQQLVDQIEKVYGVISDKMKKELNPLLELCIQDPRTYSNQAKALMSPASGLGQQDQLMHWLSIVKIFNSYLHVLRANHVPSILVHKLLTQIFSMVNVQLFNRLLLRRECCSFSNGQYIKDGLTQLRYWCNDVSQEFADSAWVALRHIRQAVDFVVISLKPIRTWEEICNDICPALSLQQLERIVGMYWDDLNGTNVTSAEFISSMRATLREESNSVSSFSVLLDDDSSIPFSLEDISKSMPNIEETSVSDLLPFIHENQNFAFILQ from the exons ATGTGTTTGCAATTGCCGATGTTTCTTACAG GAAACAGGCAGATGATGAATGAGGGAAAGAGCAACTCCATTTTGGTGAGTGGTGAAAGTGGTGCTGGTAAAACTGAAACCACAAAGATGCTAATGAGATATCTTGCTTTTTTGGGCGGACGGTCTAGAACAGGCGGGAGGACAGTTGAACAACAAGTATTAGAA TCTAATCCAGTCCTTGAAGCTTTTGGCAATGCAAAGACTGTCCGTAACAACAACTCAAG TCGATTTGGAAAATTTGTTGAAATCCAATTTGACAAGAGTGGGAAGATATCAGGTGCTGCCATTAGAACATACTTGCTTGAAAGATCTCGTGTTTGCCAAATCAATAGTCCAGAGAGAAACTACCATTGCTTTTACTTCCTATGTGCAGCACCATCGGAG GATATCAAAAGCTATAAGCTTGCTGACCCATCATCATTCCACTATCTCAACCAATCCACGTGCATTAAACTTGACGAAATTAGTGATGCTAAGGAATATCTTGCAACACGAAGTGCAATGAATACAGTTGGCATTACTGAGCAAGAACAG GAGGCTACATTCCGGGTAGTTGCTGCTGTGCTCCATCTTGGTAACATCAGTTTTGTGAAAGGGAGAGAGGTAGATTCATCTGTAATAAAGGACGAGAAAGCTAGGTTCCATCTTAATGCAGCAGCAGAGCTCTTGAT GTGTGATTGTGGGAATCTGGAGAATGCATTAATAAAGAGGAAAATAAATACACCAGAAGGAGTTATAACCACAATAGTTGATCCTAATTCTGCTACTGTTAGCAGGGATGGCTTAGCAAAGCAAATATATTCTCGACTATTTGACTG GCTCGTAAACAGACTAAATGCCTCCATAGGACAAGATACATCCTCTGACCGATTGATTGGAGTACTTGATATCTATGGTTTCGAAAGTTTTAAGACTAATAG CTTTGAGCAATTATGCATCAATTTCACCAATGAAAAACTTCAACAGCATTTTAATCAG AATGTCTTCAAAATGGAGCAGGAAGAGTATAATAGGGAGCAGATCGACTGGAGCTACATAGAATTTGTCGACAACCAAGATGTTCTAGACTTAATTGAGAAG aagCCTGGTGGAATTATTGCACTGCTTGATGAAGCTTG TATGTTTCCTAAGTGCACACATGAATCATTTTCTCAGAAGCTGTATGAGAAATTCAGGAATAACAAAAGATTTTGCAAACCAAAGCTTTCTCGCACTGCGTTTACCATACAGCATTATGCAGGAGAA GTAACTTACCAATCTGATCATTTCCTGGACAAAAACAGAGACTATGTAGTTGTAGAACATCAAGAATTACTTAATGCTTCCAAGTGCTCTTTTGTGTCAGGGTTATTCCCATCAGTACTAGAGGAGAACACAAAAGCATCAAAGTCTTCCATTGCTACTCGCTTCAAG TGGCAACTCCAAGAACTAATGGAGACTTTGAGTTCTACGGAACCTCATTACATCAGATGTATTAAGCCCAACAATCAACTTAAGCCTACTACTTTTGAGAACATCAATGTTCTGCAGCAACTCCGGTGTTCA GGTGTTCTTGAAGCTATTAGAATCAGTTGTGCTGGATATCCTACAAgaaaaatatttcatgattttctcTGTCGATTTTGCATTCTTGCTCCTGAAGTTTTCACAGAAAG AAACAATGAAAAGATAACATGCCAAAAGATTTTGGACAAGATGGGACTCCATGGTTATCAG ATTGGAAGAACAAAGGTGTTCCTGAGAGCTGGTCAGATGGCTGAATTAGATGCTAGAAGAACTGAAGTGCGGAATAAAGCAGCTATAGCTATTCAGAATAGATTTCACACTCATGTTGCTCGTGAGCAATTCCTTGCATTACGCATGACATCAATATCTTTTCAATCTTTTGTTAGAG TGATATTGGCCTGCAAGTTACATGTTTTCCTCAGAAAACAAGCTGCAGTACTGCATATACAGAAAAGTTACCGCTGCTATTTTGCTTGGAAGACTTATTCAGAGCTATGTTCTTCAGCCATTACATTGCAGACAGGGTTAAGGGCCTTTGGTGCTTATAACGAATACATTAtcagaaaacaaaataaagCCTCTACTTATGTCCAG GCTTGTTGGCGTTGCCATAGGGATCATTTGAATTACCTTAAAATGAAAAGATCGGTGCTAATTTACCAGTGTGCATGGAGAAGACGGATTGCTAGAGGAGAACTCAGAAAGCTCAAAATG GCTGCAAGGGACACAGAAACCCTGAAGGTGGAGAAGGAGAAACTTGAGGAGCACGTGGAAGAGCTGACTAGCCGTTTGGGCTTGGAAAAGAATCTTAGG ATTGATCTAGAGAAGAATAAGGCAAGAGAAATTTCCAAACTACAGGCTGCTCTTCGTGAGATGGAGCAGCGGGTTGAAGAAGCCATAGAGATGCAGGAAAGAGAATTAGCCAAAAAGGCTATTGAGGAAGCtttagctcaagaaagagaaaagatcaCCGTATTAACTAATGAAGTTGATGGGTTGAAG GTACTACTATTAAGAGAACGAGAAGAAAACAGTGCAACTAAGAGTGCACTCATTGTTACTCGGGAAGAAAATGATGTGCTGAATAAGAAAATTGTGGTTGCAGATGCAAACATGGAGCAGCTTAGAGATACTGTAAAGAG ATTTGAAAAGAATGTGACTGAACTGgagtcttcattgatgaaagaaaaggaacaaaacactacaattggAAGGGAACTAAATGAAGCACACCAGAGGGTTGAAGAATTACTGAGACAAATTGCAAATGCCAACGGGAAATCCACAGAGCTTCAGACTGCTGTGCAAAG GCTGCAAGAAAGTTTAATTGAGGGAGAAGCTACTTTGCTtgcagaaagaaaagaaagtgaaGCAACCAAGAAATCACTCACTGAAGCTCATGTAAAAAATGAGGAACTACTCAATAAAATTGAAGTAGCTGAACATAACATTAATAACTTCAAAGACGACATCCAAAG ACTTGAAGAAACTGCAACAACTTTGGAGACTTCATTGTTATCTGAGAAACAACAGAATACTGCAATAATTTCACAATTAGCTGAAGCACAACAGGGCATTGAAGTACTGCAGAAGAAATTTGAAGATGCCAATAAGACAATTGATCTGCTTCAAGATTCTTTGAAAAG GTGTGAGGACAACACAAGCACAAGGGATGCCTTATATGTAGCAGAAAGGCAGGAGCATGATCAAACCAAACAAGCACTTTCCAAAGCTCAGGAAAGAAATGGGGAATTGCTTAGGAAAGTTGATGATAGTGAGAAAACTATAAACAAGATGCTGGAGAATGCTCAGAG ACTTGAGAAACATGCAACAGCAAGGGAATCTTTGCTTCTTAAGACAAAGCAGAATCTTGACTGCACTACAAAAGCACTAACTGAAGCACGAGGGAGAAACCGAGACTTAGTGACAAGTTTTGAGGATTCAGCTAAAAAAGTCAATATGCTTGAGGATTCACTTAACAG ACTAGAAGAATGCACAGCAGAGAAAGACTCTTTGTTGGCAGTAGAAAGACAAGAAAACAAAACGACCAAAGAAGAACTGGCTAATGCCCAGAAAACAATTAATGAATTAGTACACGAGTCACAGAAGTCCCAGGAAATAAGAAAACAATTGGAAGATACCATCAAGAGGTCTGATGCTTTTTCTTCAGAGGACGTGCCCCAACTTCTTTTTCGATATCATCATTACACTGTGATAGTGACTTTTCAGTGTGATTTTGAAAGGTTTGAAGCAGAATCTACTGCCAGAGACACAATATTATTATCAGAGAAACAGGCACATGAGACGACCAAGAAAGTTCTAACTGAAATTCAGTGGAGAAATGAAGAGTTGATCAAGAAAATTCAGGATTGTGATAAAAATACTCTTGAGCTTCAGCTAACTGTGGAGAG GCTTCAGGAAAACACATCTACTGCAGAGGCTTTACTGTTGAGAGAACGTGAACAAAACAATGCAACCATGAAGGCACAAGCTGAAACTCAAGAAAGAAATTTGCAGTTACTAAACAAGCTTGAGGACGTTGACAGAAAAATCAGTCTTCTTCAAGGAAATGTACAAAG GCTTGGTGATAACACAGCAAAAGACACTTTGCTGCTATCTGAGAAACGTGAGAAGGATGCCCTGAAGGAAGCACTTACTGAGAGTGAATACAAAAATGAAGAGTTACTGATGAAAACTGAAGAAGCCAACAAAAAAGTTGAGCATCTTCAAAACACTATAAATTT GCTTAAGGAGAATATGGCAGCTTCTTTGGAAGCTGAAAGACAAGAAAATGAAGCAATCAAGAGGTCCCTTGTTGAAGCTCAGGAGAGAAACGATGTATTATTTAAGAAAGTTAGGGATAGCGAATACAGGGCCCACCAGCTTCAAGATACTGTCCAAAA GCTTCAAGTAGATGCCATATCTAGACTGTCTAACTTTGTAATGGACAAACAAGATGGCGATGGTGTCAAGAATGCACATACTGAAGCTCATGGAACAAATGAAGATCTAATGAGGAGAAATGAAAACCTCCTAAAAAGGAATGATGACTTGGTGAAGAAGGTTGAAGATTCTGCTATACTTGTTACTGAGCTTCGAGGGAACTTAGAAAG GTTAGAAGGGAAAGCTGCCAACTTAGAGGCTGAAAATCAATTGCTTCGTCAACAAGCAATTGCAACTCCTCCATCCACAGCAAAGTCTTCTCAAGCTGCATGCTCTAAAATCAGTATGATCCAT AGATGTCAAGAAAGTGGTCATATTTTAAATGGCAACGTAGCATATGCTGAAATGAAGTCCTCAACCGGTCCAACAGAAACGAGACCCTCAATG GGTAGTTCCCTTGATTTGATTAACCACAAGGATTATGAAAATGGGCAAAGGTTATTTAATGAAGTATATCAG CACCAGCAACCCCAGAATCATCAGCAGTTATTGCTCAAATATATTACCCAGTATCTTGGATTCTCTGGGAGAAAACCTATTGCTGCTTATCTTATATACTATTGTCTTCTTCATTGGAGATCTTTTGAAGAAGCAAAGACAAGTGTCTTTGACAGTATTATACAAGTTGTAAACTCAGCAACTGAG gctcaacatgatacgAGAGGCTTGGCCTACTGGCTGTCCAACTTATCCACATTGTCAGTTCTCCTGCAACGCTCATTTAAAGCTTCCAGGGCAACTGTCTCAACTTCACATAGACGAAGGTTTTCCTGTGAAAGGATTTTTCAAGCCAATCAAACTTCAAGCAGTGGACTTGCTTGTCTCAGTGCTCAATCAGTGGATGGAGCTACCGCGTTTCACCAAATTGAAGCAAGATATCCGGCTTTGCTCTTCAAGCAGCAGCTAGTGGATCAGATTGAAAAGGTGTATGGAGTGATAAGCGACAAAATGAAAAAGGAGCTAAACCCATTACTTGAGTTGTGCATACAG GATCCAAGAACTTACTCAAATCAAGCAAAGGCCTTGATGTCTCCTGCTAGTGGCTTGGGCCAACAGGACCAACTCATGCATTGGCTGAGCATCGTGAAAATCTTCAATAGCTATTTGCATGTTCTCAGAGCCAATCAT GTCCCCTCAATTTTGGTCCACAAATTGCTTACCCAAATATTTTCTATGGTCAATGTGCAATTATTTAACAG GCTTCTCTTGAGGCGTGAGTGCTGTTCCTTTAGCAATGGGCAATACATCAAAGATGGGCTAACTCAACTAAGATATTGGTGCAATGACGTCAGTCAAGAG TTTGCAGACTCCGCATGGGTAGCACTGAGGCATATAAGACAAGCTGTTGACTTTGTG GTAATTTCTCTGAAGCCAATAAGGACATGGGAAGAGATATGCAATGATATTTGCCCG GCTCTCAGTTTGCAGCAGCTAGAGCGGATAGTCGGTATGTATTGGGACGATTTAAATGGCACAAACGTAACATCTGCCGAG TTCATATCAAGCATGAGAGCTACGCTGCGTGAAGAATCAAATAGCGTCTCCAGCTTTTCGGTCCTGCTGGATGATGATTCCAG CATACCTTTTTCGCTTGAAGATATCTCGAAGTCGATGCCAAACATTGAGGAGACGTCAGTTAGTGACCTGCTACCTTTTATCCACGAGAACCAAAATTTTGCGTTTATATTGCAATAG